Proteins encoded in a region of the Haloglomus salinum genome:
- a CDS encoding MBL fold metallo-hydrolase has protein sequence MQVTFLGTGSAMPTGERMQTGLLVEGEAGPLLVDCGSGALHSLAATETGYEGVDTVLLTHHHLDHVADLLPLMKARWLAGAESLRVVGPPGTGELVEGLLEVHDYMQDRLDLRLREVTPDEAPFDLAGFSVDAMETVHSMYCHAYRFTPADAAAGDDAPVFTFSGDSEETDRLARFADGSDVFVHDCSFPDEVDVDNHPTPSALGQVLAGHDYGTVYLTHLYPHTVGTESEMLDSLEQHYDGEVRFAEDGLTVEVE, from the coding sequence ATGCAGGTGACGTTCCTCGGAACCGGGAGCGCGATGCCGACCGGCGAGCGGATGCAGACCGGACTGCTCGTCGAGGGCGAGGCGGGCCCGCTACTCGTCGACTGTGGCAGCGGCGCGCTCCACTCGCTGGCCGCCACCGAAACGGGCTACGAGGGCGTCGACACCGTCCTCCTGACCCACCACCACCTCGACCACGTCGCGGACCTCCTGCCGCTGATGAAGGCGCGCTGGCTGGCGGGCGCCGAGTCGCTCCGGGTCGTCGGACCGCCAGGGACCGGCGAGCTGGTCGAGGGACTGCTGGAGGTCCACGACTACATGCAGGACCGCCTCGACCTCCGACTGCGGGAGGTGACCCCCGACGAGGCCCCGTTCGACCTCGCGGGCTTCTCGGTGGACGCCATGGAAACCGTCCACTCGATGTACTGTCACGCCTACCGGTTCACGCCCGCAGACGCGGCCGCGGGCGACGACGCACCCGTCTTCACCTTCTCGGGGGACTCCGAGGAAACCGACCGCCTCGCGCGCTTCGCGGACGGCTCGGACGTGTTCGTTCACGACTGCTCGTTCCCCGACGAGGTCGACGTGGACAACCACCCCACGCCGAGCGCACTCGGGCAGGTCCTGGCGGGCCACGACTACGGCACGGTCTACCTGACCCATCTCTACCCGCACACGGTCGGGACGGAGTCCGAGATGCTCGATTCACTGGAGCAGCACTACGACGGTGAGGTGCGGTTCGCGGAGGACGGGCTGACGGTCGAGGTGGAGTGA
- a CDS encoding mRNA surveillance protein pelota has protein sequence MRIQDRHAVGEGREKIEVVPESLDDLWHLTYIIEPGDEVGGDTTRRIQRNDDQMRDTGGEREHMYVTIEVETTEFAKFANRLRIGGEIVDCSREDQLGLHHTLNVEERTEIEITKWWKTDQLERLQEAVEAAENPDVAIATVEEGEAYVHTVAQYGVEERAAITATTGKGEYAQPRTQLFAELTDVLARMDVDAIILAGPGFTKQDALEYIEEEAPDVAKLITTVDTAGVGDRGVHEVLKRGAVDEVQAETRIAEEAEYIDELMERIAQGHEAAYGIEGVMEAAEFGAIDELLILDERLRAERAGEGDWDVNANDLVETVEQKGGQVTVFSNEFDPGQQLKNLGGVAALLRYRID, from the coding sequence ATGCGAATCCAGGACCGCCACGCTGTCGGCGAGGGGCGAGAGAAGATAGAGGTGGTCCCCGAGAGTCTGGACGACCTGTGGCACCTGACCTACATCATCGAACCCGGTGACGAGGTCGGCGGTGACACGACCCGCCGCATCCAGCGCAACGACGACCAGATGCGCGACACCGGTGGCGAGCGCGAGCACATGTACGTCACCATCGAGGTCGAGACCACGGAGTTCGCGAAGTTCGCCAACCGGCTCCGCATCGGGGGCGAGATCGTCGACTGCTCGCGCGAGGACCAGCTCGGGCTCCACCACACCCTCAACGTCGAGGAGCGCACGGAGATCGAGATCACCAAGTGGTGGAAGACAGACCAGCTCGAACGCCTCCAGGAGGCCGTCGAGGCCGCCGAGAACCCCGACGTCGCCATCGCTACCGTCGAGGAGGGCGAGGCCTACGTCCACACCGTCGCCCAGTACGGCGTCGAGGAGCGCGCCGCCATCACCGCCACCACGGGCAAGGGCGAGTACGCCCAGCCCCGGACCCAGCTGTTCGCCGAGCTGACCGACGTGCTCGCGCGGATGGACGTCGACGCCATCATCCTCGCTGGCCCCGGCTTCACCAAACAGGACGCACTGGAGTACATCGAGGAGGAGGCGCCGGATGTCGCGAAGCTCATCACGACCGTCGACACCGCCGGCGTCGGGGACCGCGGCGTCCACGAGGTGCTCAAGCGCGGTGCCGTCGACGAGGTGCAGGCCGAGACGCGCATCGCGGAGGAGGCCGAGTACATCGACGAGCTGATGGAGCGCATCGCGCAGGGCCACGAGGCCGCGTACGGCATCGAGGGCGTGATGGAGGCCGCCGAGTTCGGTGCCATCGACGAGCTGCTCATCCTCGACGAGCGCCTGCGCGCCGAACGTGCCGGCGAGGGCGACTGGGATGTGAACGCCAACGACCTCGTCGAGACGGTCGAGCAGAAGGGCGGCCAGGTGACGGTGTTCTCCAACGAGTTCGACCCTGGCCAGCAGCTGAAGAACCTCGGCGGTGTGGCGGCGCTGTTGCGCTACCGCATCGACTGA